From a region of the uncultured Desulfobacter sp. genome:
- a CDS encoding MarR family transcriptional regulator, producing the protein MISIRKIIQAVDIHSRKLNKKFGLTGPQLIVLQEISSHGQISITPLSRATSLSQATVTDITKRLETRGYIARKKREDDRRAVSLFLTEKGQDIIQDLPPLLQETFTEHFSDIEDWEQMMIISAFERVVSLMAADKIDASPILLAGPIQQPPNS; encoded by the coding sequence TTGATATCAATTCGTAAAATCATCCAGGCAGTAGACATTCATTCCAGAAAGCTGAATAAAAAATTTGGCCTGACCGGCCCCCAGCTTATTGTACTCCAGGAAATTTCCTCCCATGGCCAGATTTCCATTACCCCGCTATCCCGTGCCACAAGCTTAAGTCAGGCAACAGTAACGGATATTACCAAGCGTCTTGAGACGCGTGGATACATTGCCAGAAAAAAAAGAGAGGATGACAGGCGGGCCGTCAGTCTTTTTCTCACGGAAAAGGGTCAGGATATTATTCAGGATCTGCCACCACTGCTTCAGGAAACATTCACGGAACATTTTTCGGATATTGAAGACTGGGAGCAGATGATGATTATAAGTGCATTTGAGCGGGTGGTTAGCCTGATGGCGGCAGATAAAATAGACGCATCGCCCATCCTGCTTGCAGGCCCCATCCAACAGCCCCCCAATAGTTAA
- a CDS encoding 3-deoxy-D-manno-octulosonic acid transferase, producing the protein MIVFYHLFTFAVFFFCLPFLPVIWMVSAKRRANLLQRLGIFTRLPKKEANTRRIWVHALSVGEVNSSLPLVQALKKKYPTHHIVFTASTKTGFERVLELMPPERPGSLVSAVGYFPFDFWFAVMRVTWRISPDIVCLVETDLWPGFLSVMHRRGIPVVLVNARLSPKSLKGYRCIGPLAQLFFSKLSCVMAQTRQDALGFEQLGVPANRIQVTGNIKFDQPRPGLSPEDISGLARDLGFHPGYRIMIAGSTHPGEESMVIRAFIQARRRDPALKLVIAPRDPCRCPVLLRELPLEGFRVACYLDPLENKRNVDIMFLNTIGVLAKAYAVCEFAFVGGSLVDRGGHNLLEPAVFGKPVLFGSHMTDFREMVQLFIQGEGGIQVNDEKALARELEHMLRNPDHCRRIGQNALQIFKDNAGAIDNCLGRMEAFLD; encoded by the coding sequence ATGATTGTTTTTTATCATCTTTTTACCTTCGCGGTGTTTTTTTTCTGCCTGCCTTTTTTACCTGTGATCTGGATGGTTTCAGCCAAACGGCGGGCCAATTTATTGCAACGCTTAGGGATTTTTACCCGGCTTCCTAAAAAAGAAGCGAACACCCGAAGAATTTGGGTGCACGCCCTGTCTGTGGGTGAAGTGAATTCAAGTCTGCCCCTGGTACAGGCTTTGAAAAAGAAATATCCGACACACCACATTGTGTTTACAGCATCCACTAAAACCGGATTTGAGCGTGTCCTTGAGTTGATGCCACCGGAGCGGCCAGGCTCCCTGGTCTCGGCTGTGGGGTATTTCCCCTTTGATTTCTGGTTTGCAGTGATGCGGGTTACTTGGCGCATTTCACCGGATATTGTTTGTCTGGTGGAAACGGATCTATGGCCAGGTTTTTTGTCTGTCATGCATCGACGCGGGATTCCCGTGGTTCTTGTGAATGCCCGTTTGTCGCCAAAATCCTTAAAGGGGTATCGATGTATAGGGCCGTTGGCTCAATTGTTTTTTTCAAAGCTTTCCTGTGTCATGGCCCAAACCCGGCAGGATGCCTTGGGTTTTGAACAGCTTGGTGTGCCCGCAAACCGTATACAGGTTACCGGCAATATCAAGTTTGACCAGCCTCGTCCCGGGTTGTCACCGGAAGATATTTCAGGCCTTGCCCGGGATCTGGGATTTCACCCGGGTTACCGAATCATGATTGCCGGCTCTACCCATCCCGGTGAAGAATCCATGGTGATCCGGGCGTTTATCCAGGCAAGACGAAGGGATCCTGCACTCAAACTAGTCATTGCGCCCCGGGATCCTTGCCGGTGTCCCGTCTTGCTCAGAGAATTGCCCCTGGAAGGATTCAGGGTCGCATGCTACCTGGATCCATTGGAAAATAAAAGAAATGTCGATATTATGTTTCTTAACACCATTGGCGTTCTGGCCAAGGCCTATGCTGTCTGCGAGTTTGCCTTTGTGGGTGGTTCTTTGGTGGACAGGGGCGGGCATAATCTTTTGGAACCGGCCGTGTTTGGAAAGCCGGTATTATTTGGCAGCCATATGACGGATTTTCGTGAAATGGTCCAGTTATTTATCCAAGGTGAGGGCGGTATCCAGGTCAATGACGAAAAAGCCCTGGCCCGTGAATTGGAGCACATGCTCCGCAATCCGGATCATTGCAGGCGTATCGGACAAAATGCCTTGCAAATTTTTAAAGACAACGCAGGGGCGATCGATAATTGTTTAGGCCGGATGGAGGCCTTTCTTGATTAA
- the galE gene encoding UDP-glucose 4-epimerase GalE: MKILVTGGAGYIGSHTCVELLNQGHEVVVLDNLVNSSAKALDRVRNITGKALSFFQTDLLDEAATHEVFNAHEDIEAVIHFAGLKAVGESVSQPLRYYHNNITGTLNLIAAMENAGVTAIVFSSSATVYGNPAHLPITEDFPLSVTNPYGRTKLMIEEILSDLYTADPKWHITLLRYFNPVGAHPSGEIGEDPRDIPNNLMPYVAQVAIGQLPRVNVFGNDYETPDGTGVRDFIHVTDLAKGHISCLQKLMENPGVGIYNLGTGRGYSVIEMIKGFEKACGHNIPYEIAPRRPGDIAACWADPSKAERELGWKATLDMDDMCKDAWRWQQKNPKGYDS; the protein is encoded by the coding sequence ATGAAAATCCTTGTCACCGGTGGTGCCGGATATATCGGCAGTCACACCTGCGTCGAATTGCTTAACCAGGGACATGAAGTAGTGGTCCTGGACAATCTTGTCAACTCGTCTGCCAAGGCCCTGGACCGGGTCAGAAACATTACGGGAAAAGCGTTATCGTTTTTCCAAACGGATTTGCTGGATGAAGCCGCCACCCACGAAGTGTTCAATGCTCATGAAGATATTGAAGCCGTCATCCATTTTGCCGGGCTTAAAGCTGTGGGAGAATCCGTTTCACAGCCCCTGCGCTATTACCACAACAATATCACCGGCACTTTGAACCTGATAGCAGCCATGGAAAACGCAGGTGTTACGGCCATTGTATTTTCATCATCGGCCACGGTTTACGGCAACCCGGCGCATCTTCCCATCACCGAAGACTTCCCGTTGTCCGTAACCAACCCTTACGGCAGAACCAAACTGATGATTGAAGAAATTTTGTCTGATCTATATACAGCCGATCCCAAATGGCACATCACCCTGCTGCGATATTTCAACCCGGTAGGGGCCCATCCGTCCGGAGAAATTGGCGAAGATCCCAGGGACATTCCCAACAATCTGATGCCTTATGTTGCCCAGGTCGCCATCGGGCAGTTACCCCGGGTCAATGTTTTCGGCAATGACTACGAGACTCCGGACGGCACAGGTGTCCGGGATTTTATCCATGTCACCGACCTTGCCAAAGGACATATCAGCTGCCTTCAAAAGCTAATGGAAAACCCTGGTGTGGGAATTTACAACCTTGGCACCGGTCGGGGGTATTCCGTCATTGAAATGATTAAAGGATTTGAAAAAGCCTGCGGGCACAACATTCCTTACGAGATAGCTCCTCGCCGGCCGGGTGACATTGCCGCATGCTGGGCAGACCCGTCTAAAGCCGAGCGGGAACTTGGCTGGAAAGCCACCCTGGACATGGATGATATGTGCAAAGATGCCTGGCGCTGGCAGCAGAAAAACCCAAAAGGATATGATTCATAA
- a CDS encoding IscA/HesB family protein: MIELTDAAKTQIDNYFQGNEPSPIRIFLNSGGUAGPSLAMALDEPKDSDDLFDIKGLKFLVDKEFMEKAQMIKIDFNGMGFSLDSSLDLGQGGNCGGCSGSCG; encoded by the coding sequence ATGATTGAACTTACAGATGCTGCAAAAACGCAGATCGACAATTATTTTCAGGGGAATGAGCCGTCCCCCATCCGGATTTTTCTTAACTCCGGCGGCTGAGCGGGCCCGTCTTTAGCAATGGCTCTGGATGAGCCTAAAGATAGCGACGACCTTTTTGACATCAAAGGGTTAAAATTTCTGGTAGACAAAGAGTTTATGGAAAAAGCACAAATGATTAAAATAGACTTTAACGGTATGGGGTTTAGCCTTGATTCGAGTCTTGATCTGGGGCAGGGCGGCAACTGTGGGGGATGTTCAGGATCTTGCGGATAA
- a CDS encoding thiamine diphosphokinase yields MKIVIVANGTLCQTDRLLSRIQQADMVIAADGGAVHLNHMGIVPRIIIGDLDSIPENILSMFKEKQVKILKHPARKDQTDMELCMEYAMTHGCTDLLIMGATSTRLDHTLANIFILRRLAAQGIPTTLIDAHNEIHIVVSHLTLTGCPGDLLSVIPISDHVQGLTLEGLEYPLTNQTLCMGSTMGISNVFTQDKAHISLKSGAVLVIKPKEES; encoded by the coding sequence ATGAAAATAGTCATTGTAGCAAACGGCACCCTGTGTCAAACAGACAGGCTTCTATCCCGGATACAACAAGCGGACATGGTTATTGCCGCAGACGGCGGCGCAGTTCACCTTAACCACATGGGCATTGTTCCCCGGATTATCATCGGCGATCTTGATTCCATTCCTGAAAACATCCTTTCAATGTTTAAGGAAAAACAAGTTAAAATCTTAAAGCATCCGGCACGCAAAGACCAGACAGATATGGAATTATGTATGGAATATGCTATGACCCACGGATGTACAGACCTTCTTATTATGGGAGCAACCAGCACCCGCCTTGACCATACCCTGGCAAATATTTTTATTCTGCGCAGACTTGCGGCCCAAGGCATACCAACCACGCTCATTGATGCACATAATGAGATTCATATTGTTGTTTCCCATCTGACACTCACGGGCTGCCCCGGCGACCTGCTATCCGTCATCCCAATATCAGACCATGTGCAAGGATTGACCCTGGAGGGGCTGGAGTACCCATTGACAAATCAAACCCTTTGCATGGGATCAACCATGGGAATCAGCAATGTATTCACACAGGATAAAGCACACATCAGTCTTAAGTCCGGGGCGGTATTGGTCATAAAACCCAAGGAAGAGAGCTGA
- the lptG gene encoding LPS export ABC transporter permease LptG, giving the protein MIKCLHKYWLKEFIRIFIIIQALVMVLFVFIDYLSHMDRMLEYDVSLGRGLWYVLLKMPYMFVQFTPAGLLLAVICVFGLMNRNEEITALKSSGISVYFLVKPAVWVGCALALLMVLLGETLIPLSMARSNNIRYHEMVENKGVVHSRKDIWIRSDKTLVHINFFDPVQKTVAGVTCTTMGDNFKIAWRIDAEKGGYDNGQWILEDVTEQVYDPKIDDYRVAIKPRKVTTLNLNPEDLGRMAKKTNEMSYTELRRYVQKVSAEGYDATTYKVDMYGKLAFPFICVIMALTGAATGMRGFVKTNLPVGIAVGMGFCFLYWFVFGFTASLGYAKILPAVVAAWLGNIVFLCLGCIYLIQTE; this is encoded by the coding sequence ATGATCAAATGCCTCCACAAATACTGGCTCAAAGAGTTTATCCGAATTTTTATTATTATCCAGGCATTGGTTATGGTCTTGTTTGTGTTCATTGATTACTTGTCGCATATGGACAGGATGCTTGAATATGATGTTTCTTTGGGCCGGGGACTCTGGTATGTGCTGCTTAAGATGCCGTATATGTTTGTTCAGTTTACTCCGGCAGGACTGCTTCTTGCCGTTATTTGCGTGTTTGGTCTCATGAACCGGAACGAAGAGATTACTGCGTTGAAGTCTTCGGGCATCTCCGTTTATTTTTTGGTCAAGCCGGCTGTTTGGGTCGGATGTGCATTGGCACTGTTGATGGTGTTGCTGGGTGAAACTTTGATCCCCTTGTCAATGGCACGTTCCAACAACATCCGCTACCATGAGATGGTTGAAAATAAAGGCGTTGTTCACAGTCGAAAAGACATCTGGATCCGTTCGGACAAAACCCTGGTGCACATTAATTTTTTTGACCCGGTTCAAAAAACGGTGGCCGGCGTTACATGCACAACCATGGGGGATAATTTTAAGATTGCTTGGCGTATTGATGCGGAAAAAGGTGGCTATGACAACGGGCAATGGATTCTGGAAGATGTGACTGAACAAGTGTATGATCCCAAAATTGATGATTATCGTGTGGCTATAAAGCCCAGAAAGGTCACCACCCTGAATCTCAATCCTGAAGATCTTGGTCGCATGGCCAAAAAGACCAATGAGATGAGTTATACCGAGCTTAGACGGTATGTCCAAAAAGTAAGTGCCGAAGGGTATGATGCCACTACGTATAAGGTGGACATGTATGGTAAGCTGGCATTTCCTTTTATCTGTGTGATCATGGCGTTGACAGGGGCCGCTACAGGCATGAGGGGTTTTGTGAAGACCAACCTGCCCGTTGGCATTGCCGTGGGCATGGGGTTTTGTTTTTTGTACTGGTTTGTCTTTGGGTTTACTGCCTCTTTGGGCTACGCAAAGATTTTGCCGGCGGTGGTGGCGGCTTGGTTGGGCAATATAGTTTTTCTATGTCTGGGCTGTATTTATTTGATTCAAACGGAATAA
- the lptF gene encoding LPS export ABC transporter permease LptF, which produces MKLFKRIHTYLFFEFIPPFAISTFFLTSVFLMTRIPDITNMVVNYNASIMDIFLLISYTLPRFMEFTIPMSAMVSVLLTVMRMSGENEIIALKGAGMSLYKLLPPVLLFTMITFLITMWVTVYGIPKGKLALKVKTIELARSSIDAALQERQFNSQLDGIMIYVAHVDMNTRDLTDVFIEDRRTADMVSISTAPRGRLVRQENRDVYTIRLYDGMINQVNVQDHSVTSINFGHYDINIDLAGMQRSQTKEVRKDFDEMSLHELVQRIRKGFKNSEMDSEARLVLHEKFSIPFACLALGVLAFPLGVQSSSLRKSNGLGMGIGFFLLYYLLLAFGWSGGEAGRYPPVIGMWLPNVVMGGAGIFLLIRNAKERPVHLPLWIQHIPAAVMGRFRKGTTKS; this is translated from the coding sequence ATGAAGCTTTTCAAACGCATACATACCTATTTGTTTTTTGAATTTATCCCACCTTTTGCCATAAGCACCTTTTTTTTAACCTCGGTGTTTTTGATGACCCGTATTCCGGATATCACAAATATGGTGGTTAACTATAACGCCAGTATTATGGATATCTTTCTTTTGATATCTTATACCCTGCCGCGCTTCATGGAGTTTACCATTCCTATGTCAGCTATGGTTTCGGTGCTTTTGACCGTCATGCGCATGTCAGGGGAAAATGAGATCATCGCCCTGAAAGGCGCCGGCATGTCTTTGTATAAACTTTTACCGCCGGTTCTCTTGTTCACTATGATTACCTTTTTAATCACCATGTGGGTGACGGTTTATGGGATTCCTAAAGGGAAACTGGCCTTGAAGGTGAAAACCATAGAGCTTGCCAGATCCAGTATTGATGCGGCGCTGCAAGAACGTCAGTTCAACAGTCAGCTTGACGGGATCATGATTTATGTGGCCCATGTGGACATGAACACCCGGGATTTGACGGACGTATTCATTGAGGACCGCCGAACGGCCGACATGGTTTCCATCTCAACGGCGCCCCGGGGGCGCCTGGTGCGTCAGGAAAACCGGGATGTATACACTATTCGGCTGTATGACGGCATGATCAACCAGGTCAATGTTCAGGATCATTCCGTGACCAGTATTAATTTCGGCCACTATGACATCAATATCGATCTTGCCGGCATGCAGAGAAGTCAGACCAAAGAAGTGAGAAAAGATTTTGATGAAATGAGTCTGCATGAGCTGGTCCAGCGTATCCGTAAGGGGTTTAAAAATTCTGAAATGGACAGTGAGGCGCGGCTGGTGCTGCATGAAAAATTTTCCATTCCATTTGCATGCCTTGCCTTGGGCGTGTTGGCATTCCCTCTTGGCGTTCAGTCCTCCTCTTTAAGAAAATCAAACGGTTTGGGCATGGGAATCGGTTTTTTTCTGCTTTACTATCTGCTGCTGGCCTTTGGCTGGTCCGGCGGCGAGGCCGGGCGCTATCCGCCTGTCATTGGCATGTGGCTGCCCAATGTGGTCATGGGGGGGGCTGGGATTTTTCTTTTAATCCGTAATGCCAAAGAGCGGCCCGTGCATCTGCCGCTTTGGATACAACATATTCCGGCAGCTGTTATGGGGCGTTTTAGAAAAGGGACCACAAAGTCATGA
- a CDS encoding flagellar basal body-associated FliL family protein: MEQQVGNVFLSRWAVVCAVIFIILAGIAGCGGEKEKDNTELVLGNWVYFSNRTYILTSIDMKGTWKSSVRIADVTSKIVDSRGTASGTWHLDEGQLIFTVVDSDINDVWEKDSTAFYKVLELSKHLMILEGENGHKQEWKKTVQKKGKGGPGEVNPIVTMAPYAVNLNKHSSGTQDRYLCLSMHLELLELMPEQPVPQFHPRARDAAIMYLASLTYDDVSDFDRIKVQKEKVKAVLNPYMDGLIKEVVIDHVVVAVSAAKVEEFIIEHTPAPSKEEPAEGEKGEAGKDKEETSKDS, translated from the coding sequence ATGGAACAACAGGTTGGAAATGTGTTTCTGAGCAGGTGGGCTGTTGTCTGCGCCGTCATCTTCATAATCCTTGCCGGTATTGCAGGGTGCGGTGGCGAAAAAGAAAAAGATAATACCGAGCTGGTCCTGGGTAACTGGGTCTACTTCAGTAATCGCACATATATTCTCACCTCAATTGATATGAAAGGCACTTGGAAATCTTCGGTGAGGATTGCAGATGTGACCTCTAAAATTGTTGATTCCAGAGGGACAGCCAGTGGCACCTGGCACTTAGATGAAGGGCAGCTTATTTTTACCGTTGTGGATTCAGATATAAACGATGTCTGGGAAAAAGACAGCACTGCCTTTTACAAAGTACTTGAACTCAGCAAACATTTGATGATTCTTGAGGGTGAAAACGGCCACAAGCAAGAGTGGAAAAAAACGGTTCAGAAAAAGGGAAAAGGCGGCCCGGGGGAAGTCAATCCGATTGTTACCATGGCACCTTATGCCGTTAATCTGAACAAGCATTCTTCCGGCACTCAGGATCGCTACCTGTGTTTGAGTATGCATTTGGAACTTCTGGAGCTGATGCCCGAACAGCCGGTACCTCAATTTCATCCAAGGGCCAGGGATGCCGCCATCATGTACCTGGCTTCATTGACCTATGATGATGTTTCTGATTTTGATCGCATCAAGGTTCAGAAAGAAAAGGTCAAAGCCGTACTTAACCCCTATATGGACGGGCTGATCAAAGAAGTTGTCATTGATCATGTGGTTGTTGCCGTTTCTGCCGCCAAGGTGGAAGAATTTATCATTGAACATACGCCAGCACCAAGTAAGGAGGAGCCCGCTGAAGGAGAAAAGGGTGAGGCCGGCAAAGATAAAGAGGAAACCTCAAAGGACTCCTGA